From BD1-7 clade bacterium, one genomic window encodes:
- the hisB gene encoding Histidine biosynthesis bifunctional protein HisB, with protein sequence MTARTASVQRDTLETQIQVNINLDGTGDANFETGVPFLDHMMDQIARHGLIDLDIKANGDTHIDDHHTVEDIGITLGQAFNKAVGDKKGILRYGHAYVPLDEALSRVVIDFSGRPGLEMHCEFTRASVGGFDVDLFYEFFQGFVNHAGVSMHIDNIRGRNTHHQIETIFKAFGRALRMALTFDERARDAMPSTKGCL encoded by the coding sequence ATGACAGCACGCACAGCCAGTGTTCAGCGCGACACGCTGGAAACTCAAATTCAGGTCAATATCAACTTGGATGGTACCGGTGACGCTAACTTCGAAACCGGCGTCCCGTTCCTTGATCACATGATGGATCAAATTGCCCGCCACGGTCTGATTGACTTGGACATAAAAGCCAATGGCGATACTCACATTGACGACCACCATACCGTCGAAGATATCGGTATTACGCTCGGCCAAGCATTTAACAAAGCGGTTGGCGACAAAAAGGGCATTCTTCGCTATGGCCATGCCTATGTGCCATTAGATGAAGCACTTTCTCGCGTCGTTATTGACTTTTCTGGTCGCCCAGGGCTGGAAATGCACTGTGAATTTACCCGTGCCAGTGTCGGCGGCTTTGACGTCGATCTTTTTTATGAATTTTTCCAAGGATTTGTGAATCATGCGGGTGTTTCCATGCATATTGATAATATCCGCGGGCGCAATACTCACCATCAGATCGAAACCATCTTCAAGGCTTTCGGCCGCGCGTTGCGCATGGCACTGACCTTTGATGAGCGCGCACGAGACGCAATGCCATCCACCAAAGGCTGCCTCTAA
- the lhgO gene encoding L-2-hydroxyglutarate oxidase LhgO — translation MSEWLDCIVIGAGVVGLAAGRVMARSGSVAVLEQHDEVGTEITSRNSGVLHAGLYYPQQSLKNRLCIAGRQQLVTYCQEHQIDHRLCGKFVLATDDSQLPALQALIDKARSQGVALSRLSRAEVREREPLVSCVAAAWSPMTGIIDVGALMLQLQADIERQGGFVLCRQQVTRIVRHANGFCVDVHGQAPVYCHQLINTAGFGAAELASDLVDNAPQVYPVKGHYFSYQGHSPFTHLIYPMPELGNLGLGIHATLDMNGRTRFGPDTLPVDTLDYRVPERLKASFAEAIQRYYPALDVTRLHADYAGIRPKLSVDQLTDFRIDGPGQHGICGLVNLYGIESPGLTASMAIADYIETLLA, via the coding sequence GTGTCGGAATGGTTAGATTGCATTGTTATCGGTGCCGGTGTTGTCGGNTTGGCGGCCGGCCGGGTGATGGCACGCAGCGGTAGTGTTGCAGTGCTCGAGCAGCACGATGAGGTCGGTACTGAAATTACCTCACGCAATAGCGGTGTATTACATGCAGGGCTTTATTATCCCCAGCAAAGCTTGAAAAATCGCCTGTGTATTGCTGGACGTCAGCAGTTGGTGACCTATTGCCAGGAACATCAAATTGATCATCGGCTATGTGGGAAGTTTGTGCTGGCAACGGACGATAGTCAACTTCCGGCGCTACAGGCGCTGATCGATAAAGCGCGGTCGCAGGGGGTGGCTTTGTCACGGTTGTCTCGTGCTGAAGTGCGTGAGCGCGAACCTTTAGTTAGTTGTGTCGCGGCGGCGTGGTCGCCGATGACCGGGATTATTGATGTTGGTGCTCTTATGTTGCAGTTGCAAGCGGATATCGAACGTCAGGGTGGCTTTGTATTGTGTCGGCAACAGGTTACACGTATTGTGCGCCACGCGAACGGGTTTTGCGTAGATGTTCATGGGCAAGCCCCCGTGTATTGTCATCAGTTGATTAACACTGCCGGCTTTGGCGCGGCTGAGTTGGCTTCGGACTTGGTGGATAATGCGCCGCAGGTGTATCCGGTAAAAGGGCATTATTTCTCTTATCAGGGTCACTCGCCTTTTACCCATTTGATTTATCCGATGCCGGAGCTTGGTAATTTAGGCTTGGGTATTCATGCGACGCTAGATATGAACGGGCGAACGCGGTTTGGCCCAGATACGTTGCCAGTCGATACACTCGATTATCGTGTGCCTGAACGACTGAAGGCTTCGTTTGCTGAGGCGATTCAACGTTACTATCCAGCACTGGATGTAACACGTTTGCATGCAGATTACGCCGGTATACGGCCGAAACTGAGTGTCGATCAATTGACAGATTTTCGTATTGATGGCCCGGGTCAGCACGGTATCTGTGGCTTGGTTAATCTGTATGGTATCGAATCGCCCGGTCTGACAGCGTCTATGGCGATTGCCGATTACATAGAGACACTGTTGGCATAG